The genomic window GGCTGCCACCCAGCGCCGTGGGCTAACGGCGCAGGTTGTTGACGCTCATCAACTGCCCTTTGATCAGGCGTTTGATGCGGTCTTCAGTAATGCCGCCATTCATTGGATGCTCGACCCCCAGGCGGTACTGGCGGGTGTAAAACGCTCATTGAAACCGGGCGGGCGTTTTGTGGCGGAGTTCGGTGGCCATGGCAATGTGGCGGCAATCTGTACCGCCCTGATTGCCTCGCTGCAGTTTCGTGGCATTGGTGCGGATGACCGTCACCCCTGGTACTTCCCGACCACAAATGAGTATGAAAACCTGCTTGAAACAGCGGGCTTTCATGTCGATTCCATCGAGCTGATTCCGCGTCCTACCCCGCTGCCCACCGGCATTGGTGGCTGGCTTGAAACCTTTGCCAGCCCTTTTATGCACGGGCTTGAAGAAGATCTTAAACACTTGATCATCGATAACACCATCAATCTGCTGGCCCATAGCCTGCGCGATAGCCACGGTAACTGGACCGCCGACTATGTCAGGCTACGCGTCTCTGCTCATACCTGAGACCACAAAGCCCCGCCGAGGCGGTGCTATTGCGCTGTGGCACAAGAGAATGCGGTTGAAGAAAAAGTGGAAATTAGCGGCTTAGATCCGACCATAATCTTTAGCCGAACAAACAGAAAAGCGGACCCGGAGGTCCGCTTTTTTGCAGCATCAAACATTCGTGATGATCAGATCATGCGGCGTCCATGCTAAACGGAGTTGTATCCACGCCAGTCAGCACGGCATCCTCACGTATATCCAGGTTCTGGATACGGGTGTCCTCGCTGGCCGGTGTTTCCGCTTCGCTAAAGGGCGTCTCACTGAAGAACTCCCCCATGTACTCGGCGAAGGCATCCTGCTCAGTGCCCGTGTCGGCAAAGGTAAACAGACCATCGTCGAGGTCACTGTCGACCAAATCCACTCGATCAAGCACTGTGGTGTCATCAAACGGATAGCCATCGCCGCCATTGGCTAGAAAGCCCAAGGTAACGATTTTAAGCGTGTCAGTGGCGCTGCCCACTAGCGCACCTTCTGCTACCAGCACGTCCGCCACTTCTCCTTCATCATCCATGATAGCGGCGCTCTGGATGCGATTGCCCGCAGGCTTATCCCAGTCAAAGCTGTACTGAATGCCGCCCACCTGGGCAAACTGCCCTGCGGTTACCCCTGGCCCAGAGGCCGCTACCGCATGTTCCAATACCTCCACCAACGTCTCGCGGGTAATGGTCAGGATTGCCAGGTCATTGTTGAAACGCAGCGTTTGTGCCGCATCCAGCTGCGACACGCCACCCGCAGGCTTGCCGATAGTAGGGTCTGCTGCAGGCGCTTGAAAGCTCGGTTCGCTATCTTCGCCCTGCACCACCACCTGGCCGATCGGTTCACGAATGCCGCCACCGTTTTTCAGCGATACCATCACCTCTGCGTCTACCTGTTGTGCATACCACAGGTTAGCATCCGCGGTGAGATTCCCCAGATTGGTCTCTTCAGTGCGCACCGCACCACGTTCCCCCACCAGGTACGTATCGGTCAGGCCGAGGATATTGCCATCCTGGTCGGCAACAAAGTCGGATACGGCGTTGACCAGATCACGCGCTATGGCGCCATCGCTGCCCTCGGCAAAGGCGCTGTCAGTATCACCCCACAAGGCGGAGACCTGATCATCCGTAGCGGCATAGACGCCGGATGTGGCCGGATCCAGTGATTCCGTCAGCAGGTTGCCGTCGGCATCAAATTCCACCACCAGCTGGCCCACATAGCGCCAGCCGCCATCGGTGTTGATAATGGCAACATCGTTACCAGCCGCGTCCTGGGTCAGCACCGGATAGGTGCCATAGGGCTCAGGAGCGCCAGGGAACAGACCGCGATCCACGTCTTCGCTATCAGCCAGCAGGCTGTTGGAGCCACCCGCCATGATGATATCGACGCCTTCCAGCAGCGTGGCCAGCTCTTCCTCGAACTGGATCTGTTGCAGATGCGAGGCCAGCACAATCTTGTTGACACCCTGCTCGGTCAAATCATCAATGATCGGTTGAACGATATCAGCCAGTGCCTGCATGTCGTTGCTGCCACCGCCCAGCACTTGGGTATCCCCGGGCGAAGAAATACTTTCCAGAATTTGCGTGGTCAGGCCGATTACGCCCACTTTCTCACCACCCACTTCCTGGATCATCGCCGGTGCCAGCTTCGGCGGACGGGCCCCGTCTGCCACAGCCTGAGGGCCAGCACGAAACGCCTCACGGTCGAGAATCTCTTCGGTTGCCAGGCCTGACAGATTGCCATCTTCTGAAAAATCCAGATTGGCCGATAGGTACGGGAACTGTGAACCTACCCAGTCGATATCACTTAATGTGCCACCCTCGTTGACCGAGGGCGCGATCATATCCGCAATCAGACCCGCGCCCAGGTCAAACTCGTGGTTGCCCAGCGTTACAGCTGACACTCCCATCAGGTCGGCCAACAAGGTTTCCACGCGCCCTGACTCAGCGCCTATGCCCGACAATGAACCTGCATCCAGGCCGTAAATTGCTTCAGCTGCGGCCTGGAGGGCTGGCTGCAGGCTGCCGTCAGCCGCCGCGGTCAGGTAGGGTCCCGGTAATACAAGGTCTCCCGAGCTCACCGTCAGCGTATTGGCATACTGGTCTTCCAGATAATCCACGATGGCCACGAAGTTGGGAGCATTGAGCAGGTCACTGCCACCGCCTTCCATATCTGCAGCGTGCAGCAGCTGTAACTGGAAGTTCTCCTCAGGATCTGAGGATAGATCCAACCCAACCAGCACCGGGTCATGATCTGAGCTGCGGAAAGCATCGGCTGCATAGAGATTTTCATCCTGACGATCATTGGTGAAGTCGGTGTTGTAATCCAGTGCCGAGGCTTCGTCCGCATTGATATGCCAGGTGGTGGTGCCGGTAACCTGATCCTGCAGCGAATCACTGGCCAGGGCGTGATCCAGCGACCCCCAGAAGCCATCAAAGACATAGCTGTAGTCATCATTAACGCGGCTGTAACCGGCGTCTTCCAGGGTGGTGATGGGGTCTTCCATGGCATAGGCATTCAGGTCGCCAATAATCAGCACGTCGCTGTCACCGCTACCCGTCGGGTCGCTGGCCAGCCAGTCGCGCAGTTCCTCGGCCGCTTCCACACGGGTCGGGTTGTTGTTGCCCTGGCCGTCACCAATGGCATTCTCATCATTGACCACACTGCCTTTGGATTTGAAGTGGTTGACCACCGCCGAGAACACTTCACCAGTGGCATTGTCTTCAAAGGTCTGCAACAGCGGGGCACGGTTGGCCGATTCAAAGGCGCCATCGGTCTTGGTGGCAGCAGCCCCCACCGGCGTCACCGCTTCACTGTTGTAGATCATGCCAACGGCAATGGCATCGTCGCCAGGGCTGACGACATTACCTTCGGCGTCCTGAGGTACGCTATACGCCCAGTTGACGCCTTCGCCCGCCTCGGCATTTAAAGCATCCACCAGAGCGGCAATGGCACTGTTATCGCCATAACCGTTGTTTTCGATCTCCATCAAACCGACGACGTCCGCGCCGCTGGCGTTAATCGCTTCAACCAGTTTGGCTTCCTGACGGGCAAATTCCTCAGCATTGTCGGCACCGCGGGGGCTGTGCTCCGTGCCCGCCATGGTGACTGTCTTGTTGCCCTCTTCATCCAGCGTGGTGAAGTAATTGAGGACATTGAAAGAGGCCACGTTAATATCCGGGTTACCCAGGGCCTCAGCGTCGGGTGTGGCAGGGCGCTCTGGGCCGCTGAAATCCAGCCCCTCCACGTTCTGAACCTTCCATTCACCAAACGAGAAATCCAGTACCCCTTCCAACTCGTCCAGCTCATCGCCGCCGCGCAGCGGATTGTCGGCAGAAAGCTCTTCACCGTTGCGCCCGTAAATGACCGGGTCCGGGTTCTGAGTACTGTTGGCATCATCGATCTTGATGGTGCGCGATTCGGCATCGTCCAGCCAGGCAGTATAGCCTTCTGCATCCGGGCTATTGACCTCGGTGAACTGTTCCAGTCGCCCACCGGAAGACAGGGTAACTTCACCAAAGCGGCCCAGTTGATAGAGTTCGGTTACGGTCAGCGGCTCCCCGTCCAAGGCTTCTATGGCCACACGCATGCCTTCAAAGGCTTCCAGGCCATCTTTATCGGTAAACGGCATTTCGATGCGCTGGCTGGAAGGCAAAGCCAGCCCGCTTTCCAGCACTTCCAGGGAGTCACGGTCAGCGCTGAGCTGAGTTTTATTGAAGAACTCCGCCACTTCCCCGCTGATACGGATCTGCTGACCGGCTTCCAGGTTGGCGCTCAGCCAGTCGGCACTTTCACTGCCGGTATAGACAAAAATACCTTCGGACGTGTCAGCATCACCATCGTTATCAGCATCTTCTTCCTGCAGGAAGAACCCGTCCATGCCTGGAGCAACCATGGTCACCACCGCTTCTACGGTGACGCTTTCACCCACCAGCGGGCTGACGTCGCTAGCGCCCTGAATGGCAGAGATCAGGGTGATCTGTTCAGCCAGTTCAGGGGTGCTACCCGGCGTGGCGACGGCAGGCACATCGCCGCTATCACCGCCCAGTGCGCTGGAGCTTTCGGCATTGCTATCGTCTGCTGAGATAAAACGCCCAGCATCGACATCCCAGGCAGCGGCATCAAAGCCGTCGGTATCCGGGTAAGCCGCTGTATCCAGACGAATCCCGCCGTCCAATGGGTTGCCTTGCCACAGGGTGGCTGCATCACTGCCACCCCCTAGGCCGGAGGCGTCTTCAGCAAAGCCCACCTGAAGGGAATCAATCCCTTCAAGGTCGCTCCATGCGGCGCGGAACTCAGCCACCGCATCGGCATTGCCATCGACCATGACAATGGCGGATTCCCCTGGTGCCAGCTCACTCAGCCCCTGAATCTGCACCGCATTTTCCGGATCTGAACTGTCATCGTCGTAATAAAGCGATGTGCTGCTGACATCTACCGTCTCCGTGGAGCGGTTGGTAATCTCGAACCAGTCTTCGGTCACGTCCGGGCCGCTCTGGCCCGGCCAGATCTCAGTAATCTGGATCCTGCCTTCCGCACTGCCCGGCGTGGCAACGGCAGGCACATCGCCGCTATCACCGCCCAATGCGCTGGAGCTTTCGGCATTGCTATCGTCTGCTGAGATGAAACGCCCAGCGTCAACATCCCAGGCAGCGGCATCAAAGCCGTCGGTATCCGGGTAGGCCGCAGAAGCTACCTGATCGCCGTTGGTGCGTGGATCACCCAACCAGAGGGTTGCCGCGTCGCCACCGCCGCCCAGGCCAGAGGCATCTTCGGCATAACCGATCTTGAGGGAGTCGATGTTGTCCAGGTTGCTCCAGGCCGCACGGAATTCCGCCACCGAATCGGCATTGCCATCCACCATGACGACGGCAGTTTCACCCGGTGCCAACCCATCCAGGCCTTGAATCTGCACGGCATCTTCAGGGTCGGCGCTATCATCATCGTAGTACAGCGGGGTGGTGGTGAAATCGAGGGTTTCCAATGAGCGGTTGGTGATCTCGAACCAGTCTTCGGTCACATCCGGGCCGCTCTGGCCTGACCAGATCTCACTGATGACCAGACCGATATCACGATTCCCGGGCACATAGATCTCTTCCATGGTGCCGATCTGGAAATCCTGCGTGGCCACTGAAGGCAGCGCCGTGTTGTCGCCTGCCCAGTTGGCCGGGTTAGCAATGGCACTCAGCAGCTCGGCGGCTGTTCCATTGCCTGTGCCGACATAGGCAGCATTATCGTATTCTGCATCCACGCTTTCGCCTACGGCAACAGCAGTAACGCCTTCTTCTAGACCGGGGGGCAAACCGGAGTCGTTGGCGCTGGAAGCGCTTTCCTGCCATTCGTTGCTGTTGGTCTGCACGGCAAACAGGAAGGTGGGCGCTTCCGGCATGCCGGTAAAGGCAATCACCTGATCACCGCTGCCAGACAGATTGAAGCCGTTATTACCCACCGCTTCACCGTTGGACTCGCGGAACTGCTCTGCCTGCTCGGTGAAAGAGATGAGCGTACCTGGCGCTACGCCACCGGCCGGGGCCGTCCAGGTCACCGCCCCTTCGTTGGCACGGAAGCTGTCGCCAGCCCAACCGGAATCGGTAAAGGTAATCTCTGCGCCTGCGGCAATGCCCTTCAGTGTGACAAACTGGAACTCATCCGGGTTGTCCGTCTGCACCGCCGTAATGGCGATATCGCCCGGGCGTGGGCTGAAACCAGGCAAGGCATCAAATTCGATATCCACACCGATAAAACGCTGCTGCTCGGCAGGCAGATCCTTGGATTCCTGGCCATCACCCAGCCAGTCCACGGTGCCGCTGTCGTACAGTACGCCAGCGCTAAAGCCGCTTTCCGTGGCCTGCACATCAAACAGGGTTTCCGGTTTGGCCGTCAAGGCATCCGGGGCGGTATTGAGATCCGGCCCTTCCACTTGCCTGACGACATGAGCACCATCCCACTGATACAGGGCAAAGCCTTGCTCGTCGTCGTCGTTTTCAGGGCCTGCCAGCACCAGGTAGCTGCCATCGCCCGCAGGCTCGATGGCACGAATCACCCGGCCTTCCAGATCCAGACGCAGCGGCGTGCCAAACTCGGCATCGGTGGCGTCGCCAGCGACCAGTGCCGGGGCGTTATTGATCGGAATCACCTGGGCCAGGCCGTTATCCAGTGGTGCTCGCAGCCCCAACATCAGGGTGTCGCCGACAAAGGCGGCGCCTTCGACATTGATTCCCGTTGCCAGGCCTTTGGCGTTGGCGCCAAGGCCGTGATCATTATTGGCATCCCAGGCCTGCAGCTGCTCAGCCAGAGCAGTGAACTGGCCTTCCACTTCGATATTCAGGCTGTCGGCATCGTCTCCCGTAATGCGGGTCGCAAACAGCATGGAGCGTTGGGCGCTTTCATGGGAGCCCAGCCAATACTGAACGCCATCCAGGGTCGCTACCGCTTCCAGATCCGCTTCCTGAGTATCATTCAGACCTAGTGCATCGTTAAGGTTGACGCTGGCCTGCGGCTCGCCATCGGCGTCACGGTCATAAAGACGCAGCGTCTGATCTTCATCATCGGCGACCAGCATCAGCCGCTCGCCCACAGCAACCGCCGTTGATGCATCCGAGGTGCCCTGGTGATAACGCTCGCCTAGCCCCAATGGAGTTTCAGGCGCCGGCTCTTCGGGCTCCGATGGCTCCGATGGCTCCGATGGCTCCGATGGCTCTGATGGTTCTGATGGCTCTTCCGGTTCAGCATCGGTTTCAAGCAATTCTGTCAGGTAGTTTTCCAACGCCTGCTCGGGGGTATCGCTGCTCAGCAAGGTGCCCACCACCTGAGTGGGTGCCAATTCGCTCGCCTCTTCACTGGCGTTAATTGACTGGCTGACTGCGTCACGAGAAACGCCGTTTTCCAGCTGCTCCAGCCAGTAGCCAAAGCCTTCAGTATCGGGTTCACGAGCCAGCAGGCTGGAATAGGCATTGGTCAGCCAGGCTGCATCATCTAGCGTCATAACACCGGTTTGCGCTTCTTCTGATGCCTTCATGGCATCACCAATGGCATCAATGGACGTGCCCTGGCGCAGCACAGATACCCAGTATTGCAGGCCTTCGGCGTCTGCCGGGCGCTGTAGAATCTGGGTATACAAGGCTATTACTGGCTGTATATCCGCCTGAAACTCGTCGCTATTCAGCATCTGATCAGCCACATCTTCAAGCGATAGGCTTGCATCGGTCAGAACGCTATTCCAGTAGGCAAGGCCATCTGCATCCGGTTCGCGCAGCAGAAAATCCCGGTAGAGTGTCGTCAAGGCAGCTTCGAATGACATGAGGTGATCCTGTAATGAATAATGAACAAACAGAATTGCACAACGACATGTCGAGGCCGTGTCGCTATGTTGACACTTAAATGACTAAACTGACTTAATTTGTGGCGGAGGATAGAATGCCGACTTTTCCTGACCACCTTCAAGGTGATGGCCCGACCAACCCTTTCCCCGGTGTACGCGTGCTGGAACGTCGCCTGGGCCGCGAGATACCCCATCAGCTGGGTTCCAACGAAGGGCTGGATATGCCGCATCGCGCCGTGCGCGAGCACTTTGGCGATGCCATGGCGGCGCATGTTTACAGCTATGGCGACGGCGAGGCACTGGGCATTCGCTCGCGGCTTGCTGAGCAAAAGCAGATCCCTCTTGAGGCCATGCTGGTGGATGCAGGAGCCGATAGCCTGCTGGCGCTTTCTCTGCGCGCCTTAACTCAAGCCGGCGATAGCGTGATCAGCACCTCAGGCACCTACCCCACCTTTGCCTATTTTGCCCGTGGCCAGGGTTGCCGCCTGGTGGAAGTGCCCTATCAGCAAGGGCCGGGGCTTTTGGCGCCCGACCTTGAAGCCTTGGCTCAGGCCGCTCAACGCGAAAACGCGCGGCTGGTGTATCTCGCCAACCCGGATAACCCCAGCGGCCATGTTCACAGCGATGACGACGTGCTGGCTCTGCGCCAGGCACTGCCGGAGAACTGCTGGCTGTTGCTGGATGAGGCCTACCATGATTTCCGTGAAGATGCGGATGGAGACTTTGGCCGCCGCGTGCTGCCCGGCGTGGTGCGGGTACGCACCCTTTCCAAGGCCCACGGCCTGGCGGGCTTGCGGGTGGGCTACGCGATTGCCGAGCCGAACACCTTAGCGGTGATGATGAAGGTGCGCATTCACTACGCCGTATCGACCCTGACCCAGGCCGCCGCCGAGGTGGTGCTGGATCACCCGGACGAGGTGCTGGATCACGTCAACGCCGTGCGCCAGCGCCGCGACCAGCTGGCCGCACACCTGGCAGGGCTGGGCGCGGACGTGCTGCCAAGCGCCACCAATTTTGTTGGTCTTCGCCTGCCAAGTGCCGAGCTGGCAGCGCGCATACATCAACAGCTGCTGGAAGAAGGCAAGCTGATTGCCCGTCCGGCCGACCCGGCCCTTGGCCACGTGCTGCGCATTACCGCCGTCGAAGATGCCCTGGTGCCCGGCAGGCTGAACACGTTGGAACAGGCGCTCACCGCAGGCTGAACGTCTCTCTATCCGGGCACTGTCTATCTGCCACTTACCTATCCGCTGGATGCCATCTTCAGGGTAGGCAGGTCGCGGGGAGCCACGCCCAGGTCGTCCCAGTGCTGCGGGTGGCAGGTGAATAACAGGATCTGATGACGTTCAGCCGCATCAAACAGGATGCGCTTCATCTGCTCCAGGCGTTCACGATCACAATGCACCAAGGCATCATCCAGAATGATCAGGGTGGGCCGCCCGGCTTCGGCCAGCAGATCGGCATAGGCCAGGCGGCTGACTAGCCCCATCTGCTCCCGGGCGCCAAAGCTCAGGGCCTCCAGCTCGCCATGCTCCTCCGCTTGATTGTTGGGTGATTGCGGGCGGATCAGGGCTTGCGGCAGGAGGTTGTCGTCCACGCTGAGGGTGGCACCGGGGAAGATCAGCTGCAGGTAGTGGTTAAGGTGTTTCTGCAGCGGCGCCTGCAGTTTGCGGGTCACGGCCTGACGCTCGCGTTTCAGCAATGACAGTAAAAGATCCAGCGCCTTGGCTCTTTTTTCAAGCTGTAACCTGCGCCGCTGCTGGCTTTCAAGCTGCTGGCGAAGCGCGTCGCGCTGTTCTTCCAGCCCTTGCGCTCCCAGGGTTTCCAGACGGGTTTTCAGGCGTTCGATCTCACTGGCCCGTTCGCGGGCTTCGAATTCCATGGCATCCGCGCTGTCGCTAAAACGCTTGATGTCCTGGGCGAGCATCGCCGGGTTGGCTGCGTCGATATCCCGTTGGCGCGTGTTCATATCCGCCTGCAGCTGCTCAACCTCTGCCTTGAGTTCGATCAAACGCCGTCGGGCACTCTGCTCACGCTCTTGGCGATCCAGCGCTTGAATGGCTGCTTCAAGGCGCTGCCATTCGCGCTCGGCGTTGGTAAGCGCCTGTTGCGCCAGGGTCAACGTCTGCTGATGATGGCTACGCGCTTGCTCCGCTTCTTCAAGCTGGGCCTGGGCGGTTTCCAGCTGGCGGCTGGCCAGCTCTTCTGTTGGCAAGGCGGCATCGTCCTGATGCGCGGGCAAGGCTGCCAACGACGCTGCCAGAGCGCTGCGTTCCTGCTCGGCCAACTGGTGCTCACCCGCCAGGGTATCCACCCCATTGGGGGCAAGGTCGCCCAGGCGCAGGGCCGTTTGTTCGACTTTGTGCGCCAGCTCGCGAGCTTCGCTGGCTTGCTGCTCAGCGCTGGCCAGGTCGGTGACCTGGAGTTGCTGTAACAGGGCCTCGCGATCTGCTTCCAGGCTCTGCTGCTGGCGGAGCAGATCGGCTAC from Halomonas sp. CH40 includes these protein-coding regions:
- a CDS encoding aminotransferase class I/II-fold pyridoxal phosphate-dependent enzyme, which gives rise to MPTFPDHLQGDGPTNPFPGVRVLERRLGREIPHQLGSNEGLDMPHRAVREHFGDAMAAHVYSYGDGEALGIRSRLAEQKQIPLEAMLVDAGADSLLALSLRALTQAGDSVISTSGTYPTFAYFARGQGCRLVEVPYQQGPGLLAPDLEALAQAAQRENARLVYLANPDNPSGHVHSDDDVLALRQALPENCWLLLDEAYHDFREDADGDFGRRVLPGVVRVRTLSKAHGLAGLRVGYAIAEPNTLAVMMKVRIHYAVSTLTQAAAEVVLDHPDEVLDHVNAVRQRRDQLAAHLAGLGADVLPSATNFVGLRLPSAELAARIHQQLLEEGKLIARPADPALGHVLRITAVEDALVPGRLNTLEQALTAG
- a CDS encoding class I SAM-dependent methyltransferase, which encodes MSDAPRNSPGQEWNANQYAENASFVSELGGKVMQLLAPQPGQRILDLGCGDGALTERIAQAGASVLGVDASADMVAATQRRGLTAQVVDAHQLPFDQAFDAVFSNAAIHWMLDPQAVLAGVKRSLKPGGRFVAEFGGHGNVAAICTALIASLQFRGIGADDRHPWYFPTTNEYENLLETAGFHVDSIELIPRPTPLPTGIGGWLETFASPFMHGLEEDLKHLIIDNTINLLAHSLRDSHGNWTADYVRLRVSAHT
- a CDS encoding ExeM/NucH family extracellular endonuclease, producing the protein MSFEAALTTLYRDFLLREPDADGLAYWNSVLTDASLSLEDVADQMLNSDEFQADIQPVIALYTQILQRPADAEGLQYWVSVLRQGTSIDAIGDAMKASEEAQTGVMTLDDAAWLTNAYSSLLAREPDTEGFGYWLEQLENGVSRDAVSQSINASEEASELAPTQVVGTLLSSDTPEQALENYLTELLETDAEPEEPSEPSEPSEPSEPSEPSEPEEPAPETPLGLGERYHQGTSDASTAVAVGERLMLVADDEDQTLRLYDRDADGEPQASVNLNDALGLNDTQEADLEAVATLDGVQYWLGSHESAQRSMLFATRITGDDADSLNIEVEGQFTALAEQLQAWDANNDHGLGANAKGLATGINVEGAAFVGDTLMLGLRAPLDNGLAQVIPINNAPALVAGDATDAEFGTPLRLDLEGRVIRAIEPAGDGSYLVLAGPENDDDEQGFALYQWDGAHVVRQVEGPDLNTAPDALTAKPETLFDVQATESGFSAGVLYDSGTVDWLGDGQESKDLPAEQQRFIGVDIEFDALPGFSPRPGDIAITAVQTDNPDEFQFVTLKGIAAGAEITFTDSGWAGDSFRANEGAVTWTAPAGGVAPGTLISFTEQAEQFRESNGEAVGNNGFNLSGSGDQVIAFTGMPEAPTFLFAVQTNSNEWQESASSANDSGLPPGLEEGVTAVAVGESVDAEYDNAAYVGTGNGTAAELLSAIANPANWAGDNTALPSVATQDFQIGTMEEIYVPGNRDIGLVISEIWSGQSGPDVTEDWFEITNRSLETLDFTTTPLYYDDDSADPEDAVQIQGLDGLAPGETAVVMVDGNADSVAEFRAAWSNLDNIDSLKIGYAEDASGLGGGGDAATLWLGDPRTNGDQVASAAYPDTDGFDAAAWDVDAGRFISADDSNAESSSALGGDSGDVPAVATPGSAEGRIQITEIWPGQSGPDVTEDWFEITNRSTETVDVSSTSLYYDDDSSDPENAVQIQGLSELAPGESAIVMVDGNADAVAEFRAAWSDLEGIDSLQVGFAEDASGLGGGSDAATLWQGNPLDGGIRLDTAAYPDTDGFDAAAWDVDAGRFISADDSNAESSSALGGDSGDVPAVATPGSTPELAEQITLISAIQGASDVSPLVGESVTVEAVVTMVAPGMDGFFLQEEDADNDGDADTSEGIFVYTGSESADWLSANLEAGQQIRISGEVAEFFNKTQLSADRDSLEVLESGLALPSSQRIEMPFTDKDGLEAFEGMRVAIEALDGEPLTVTELYQLGRFGEVTLSSGGRLEQFTEVNSPDAEGYTAWLDDAESRTIKIDDANSTQNPDPVIYGRNGEELSADNPLRGGDELDELEGVLDFSFGEWKVQNVEGLDFSGPERPATPDAEALGNPDINVASFNVLNYFTTLDEEGNKTVTMAGTEHSPRGADNAEEFARQEAKLVEAINASGADVVGLMEIENNGYGDNSAIAALVDALNAEAGEGVNWAYSVPQDAEGNVVSPGDDAIAVGMIYNSEAVTPVGAAATKTDGAFESANRAPLLQTFEDNATGEVFSAVVNHFKSKGSVVNDENAIGDGQGNNNPTRVEAAEELRDWLASDPTGSGDSDVLIIGDLNAYAMEDPITTLEDAGYSRVNDDYSYVFDGFWGSLDHALASDSLQDQVTGTTTWHINADEASALDYNTDFTNDRQDENLYAADAFRSSDHDPVLVGLDLSSDPEENFQLQLLHAADMEGGGSDLLNAPNFVAIVDYLEDQYANTLTVSSGDLVLPGPYLTAAADGSLQPALQAAAEAIYGLDAGSLSGIGAESGRVETLLADLMGVSAVTLGNHEFDLGAGLIADMIAPSVNEGGTLSDIDWVGSQFPYLSANLDFSEDGNLSGLATEEILDREAFRAGPQAVADGARPPKLAPAMIQEVGGEKVGVIGLTTQILESISSPGDTQVLGGGSNDMQALADIVQPIIDDLTEQGVNKIVLASHLQQIQFEEELATLLEGVDIIMAGGSNSLLADSEDVDRGLFPGAPEPYGTYPVLTQDAAGNDVAIINTDGGWRYVGQLVVEFDADGNLLTESLDPATSGVYAATDDQVSALWGDTDSAFAEGSDGAIARDLVNAVSDFVADQDGNILGLTDTYLVGERGAVRTEETNLGNLTADANLWYAQQVDAEVMVSLKNGGGIREPIGQVVVQGEDSEPSFQAPAADPTIGKPAGGVSQLDAAQTLRFNNDLAILTITRETLVEVLEHAVAASGPGVTAGQFAQVGGIQYSFDWDKPAGNRIQSAAIMDDEGEVADVLVAEGALVGSATDTLKIVTLGFLANGGDGYPFDDTTVLDRVDLVDSDLDDGLFTFADTGTEQDAFAEYMGEFFSETPFSEAETPASEDTRIQNLDIREDAVLTGVDTTPFSMDAA